From the Hyalangium ruber genome, the window AACCTCGAAACCCCGCAGACCCCAGGCCCGGAACTCCCACCTCCCCCTCCTCCCACGCCACCGGCACCGGCCTCCCGTCGGGTCCCGTCGCATGGGCGCGAGGTGCAGGCCCTCCTTGACGCCGTGCGCGCCCGCCAGCGGCGGCAGCTCTGGCTGGAAGGCGGCATGCTCGGCGTGGGCGCCCTCCTGGTGCTGGGCCTGGCCGGTGGCTTCCTCGGGCTCGTCGCTCCGGGCCTCTCCCGGTGGGTGCTGCTGCTGGCGCCCCTGGTGGGCGTGGCCGTGGCGTGTACCCTGGGCCTCTTCCTGTCCCGGCGCATGGTGGGCGACGACGTCCGCACGGCGCGGCTGGTGGGAACGCGGCGGCCGGAGCTCTCCCTGGACGTGCTCGCCGCGGTGGAGCTCACCGGGAAGAACGGACCGGAGCACCACTCGGAGGCGCTCGTCGGCGCCTTCCTGGAGCAGATGGATTGGCGGGCGCGGCAGGTCGACCCCGCCGACGTGGTGGACGGCAAGCGCTTGCGGCGCGCGGGCCAGGTGCTGGGCGCCCTCGTCCTGGCGACGGTGGTGGCCCTGGCGCTCGCGGGAGGCCGCTGGCGCGAGGGCGTGGCGAAGGCCTGGGAGGCGACCGTCAAGGCCGCTCCCACCGCTCAGCGCGAGCCCATCACTGGCGACATCGAGCTGACGTACCGCTACCCCGCCTACACGGGGCTCACGCCGCGCACGGTGGCGGGCACCAACGGTGAGGTGAGCGCGCCAGCCGGCACCGAGGTGGTGCTCAAGACGCGCTCGGACCGCGAGGTGGAGCGCGCCGAGCTGGTCGTCAACGGCGAGGCGCTGCCGCTCAAGGTCGAGGGCCTGCGCGAGCTGACGGGCTCCTTCGTGGCGAAGAAGGGTGGCCACTACCACTTCGTCTTCCACCGCGAGGGCAGCGACCCGGTGGTGGGGCCGGACATCCCCGTCAACGTCGACGTGGACGCGCCGCCCCAGGTGGCGCTGCTCACCCCGGCCGCGGAGCTGGAGGTGGATCCGGGCCAGAAGGTGACGCTCAAGTTCGAGGCCACCGATGACTATGGCCTGGGCGAGGTGGCGCTGGTGTTCCGCACTCCCGGCGCGCAGCAGGAGACGCGCGTGCCGCTGCCGCGCGAGGACGGCCGCCGCAACCGGGGCACCTACACGTGGGACCTGGGCACCTTGAAGGTGAAGCCGGGCGACCGCATCACCTACTACGTCGAGGCGCGGGACAACGACGCGGTGGAGGGCCCCAAGAAGGGCGTCAGCCGCACGCAGATGCTGCGCATCTACAGCGCCGCCGAGCACCGCCGCGCCGCGCTGCAGAAGGCCGAGGCGCTCTGGGGCCGGCTGGTGGACCACCTGGCCGATCGGCTCGAGGGCTCGGACCGGGAGAAGGAGAAGACTCCCGAGAGCATCACCGCGGGCCAGAAGGTGGACGCCAGCGGACAGCAGCTCGTGGGGGACATGCGCACGCTGGCCACGGAGCTGTCGCGCGAGCGCGACGCGCCCCAGGAGCTCGTCGCGGCGCTGGCCAACATCGCCGATGGCATGTCGAAGAAGATCACCACCACGGCGGACTTCCGCCGCCTCTACCTGCGCACCCAGAAGCAGCGCGGCGAGGACTTCGGCACCGGTACGCGGCTGACGGCGGCGGTGAACGACGAAATCACCGAGACGGAGAAGCACATCCTCTACCTGGAGTCGCTGCTGGATCGGCACAAGCTGGACGCGCTCAAGGAGATGGCCGAGGAGCTCAACGGCGAGCGCCGGGAGCTGGCGCGGCTCATCGAGCAGTACAAGGCCAGCCCCACCGACGCGGCCCGCCAGGAGGTGCTGCAGCAGATCCAGCAGCTGCGCGAGCGCATGGCGCAGCTGATGCAGCGCATGGCGGAGATGCGCAAGGGCATCCGCGACGAGCACCTCAACTCCGAGGCCCTGGCGGAGATGATGAAGGACCAGGACGTCTCCAGCGCGCTGGACGACGTGGAAAAGCTGATGCGCGAGGGCAAGGCGGACGAGGCGCTGGCCAAGCTGCAAGAGCTGTCCATGCAGATGGACGAGATGATGCAGGGCCTGAACAAGGCGCAGGAGGAGTTCGGCGGCGAGCAGTACCCGGAGCTGGCGGGCAAGTTCGGCAAGTTCATGGACGACCTGCAGAAGACGATGCAGGAGCAGCAGCAGGTGGCCGACGCCACCAAGCAGCTGCGCGACAAGGCCCGCAACCAGAACAAGGAGCGCCTGAGCGAGAAGGGCCAGAAGATGAAGGAAGACCTGCTGCGCCAGGTGGAGCAGGTGCAGAAGGACTACCAGGAGCTCAAGCCGGAGCAGCTGCACCGGCGCGCGGCGGGCACCATGGCCGAGGCGCAGGCGGAGCTGGAGAACCTCAAGAACGCGCTGAAGTCGGACGCCTTCGACCTGGCGGCGGACGCGGCCCAGCGCTCCGAGGACATGGCACAGCAGCTGGCGGCGATGGGCGAGCACCAGCGCAAGCTGGACGAGATGTTCGGCAACCCCGCGGACGCGCGAGAGCAGTCGGCGGAGCTGGCCGACAAGCTCAACCGCGACGCGAAGACGGTTCAGGAGGTGAGCCAGAAGCTGCAGTCGCTCTTCCCGGAGCCGGGCTCTCAGCTGGGGCCACAGGAGCGCCAGCAGCTGCAGCAGCTCTCCGAGCGGCAGGGCCAGCTGGAGCAGCAGGCTCAGGGCTTGCGCCAGCAGATGGAGGAGATGCAGCAGATGGCGCCCGTCTTCGGCCAGGAGGCCGGAGAGCAGATGGAGGAGATCGGCCAGCGCATGGGCGAGGCGGCTCAGCGCATGGAAGGCAAGGACCCCGGGCGCGGCTACGGGCAGCAGCAGGCGGCGATGGAGGGCCTGCGGCGCTTCCAGCAGCAGATGAAGGAGAGCCAGCAGGGCCAGGGCCGTGGCGGGCTGCCGCTGCCGATGGGGATGGGTGGGCGCCGTGAGGGCAACGGCGACCCCCGAGACAAGGTGGAGCTGCCGGACGAAGACGCCTTCCAGGCGCCCAAGGAGTTCCGCAAGGACCTGCTGGACGCGATGAAGCAGGGGGCGCCCGAACGTTACCGGGAGCAGGTGAAGCGCTACTACGAGGAGCTGGTGAAGTGACGCGCAACCTGGACACCTATCCGCGCATGGCGCGACGGGTCATCGCCCCCGTGCTGTCGCTGTTCCTCGCGCTGGCCGTACTGCCTGCGCGGGCCGACGAGCGCAGCGAGGCCAAGGAGCGGCTGGAGAAGCTGGAGCAGGCGCTGGACTCCTGGGACGTGCCAGGAGCCAAGCGGGAGCTCGGAGAGCTGGAGCAACTCCTGCCCGAGGGCGTCGAACCGCTGAAGTACTTCCACGGCCGCATCGCCTTCGAGGAGGGCCGCTACGAAGAGGCGGTGGAGTTCCTGCAAGAGGCGAAGGTAGAGGACAAGCCGGGCAGCTACCTGCGGCTGGCGAAGGAGACGCGCGCCATCTTCAAGAACCACGCGCGCGCCGAGAGCGACCACTTCATCTTCTTCTACCCGAAGGGCAAGGACGAGATCCTCGTGCCCTACGCGATGGAGACGCTGGAGGCCATCTACCGGTCGATGGTGGAGGACATGGGATGGACGCCACCGGGCGGCAAGGTGCGCGTGGAGGTGGTGAACAACGCGCGCGAGCTGTCCAAGGTGAGCACGCTCACCTACGAGCAGATCCAGACGACGGGCACCATCGCCATCTGCAAGTTCAGCAAGATCATGGTCACGAGCCCCAAGGCGGTGGCGCGGGGCTATGACTGGCAGGACACGCTGGCGCACGAGTACGTGCATCTGGTGGTGAGCCAGATGAGCCGCAACAACGTGCCCATCTGGCTGCACGAGGGGCTGGCGAAGTTCCTCGAGTCGCGGTGGCGGGGCCAGGGCGGCCAGGCGATGACGCCGGCGATGATGGCGCTGCTGGGCAAGCGGGTGCGGGCCGACACGCTGGTGCCGTTCGAGAAGATGCACCCGTCGATCGCCATGCTGCCCACGGCGGAGGACGCGGCGCTGGCGTTCGCCGAGGTCTATTACGCCATCGACTATGTCCACCAGACGAAGGGCACCAACGGGCTGCGCACCATCGTGCAGGAGATGCGCAACGGGCTGACGGACCGCAAGGCGGTGGAGGCGGCCACGGGCATGCCGTTCGGCCTCTTCGAGAAGTCGTGGCTCTCGCACATCAGGAAGCAGAACTTCCCCAAGGAGCTGCTGCCTCGCGACGAGGTGGTGCTCAAGGAGCACGCCAAGGAGAAGGACGACGCGAAGAAGGGACGTGAAATCTCCTTCGGCGACTTCATCGAGGTGACGGAGGTGCCGGCGCGCAAGTTCGCGCACCTGGGCGAGCTCCTGCGTGAGCGCAAGCGCATCAAGGCCGCGGCGGCGGAGTACGCCAAGGCGCACCAGCTCGTCGGGGACAAGTACGAGTCGGTGTCGAACAAGTACGCCTTGGCGCTCCTGGAGCTGAAGCGGCTGGATGAGGCGGAGCAGGTGCTGCGCGGCTCGCTGCGGGTACACCCGGGCTCGCCGCAGACGAACGTCCACCTGGGCCGGCTCATGCTGTTCCGCAAGGACTACGAGAAGTCGAAGGCGGCCTACCTGGAGGCGCTGGCCTCCAACCCGTTCGACCCGGAGATCCACGTGGCGCTCACGCGCATCCACGACTCCCTGGGAGAGACGGCGCTGGCCTCGCGCACCCGCGAGGCGGCCGTGCTGCTCACGGGCATGAAGACCAATCAGATCAACCAGGTGGCCGTGGGCTTCCTGGGCAGCCCCGAGCAACTGTCCGAGGTGAACGTCCCCACTCCCGCGGACACCCCGCCCGCCGAGGCCCAGAAGAAGGACGGCGGCCAGTAGGAAGAAGGCGCTGGGCTCACCGTGGCCGTTCGCCCGGTGAGCCCCCAGCCATCCGAGCTTGCGCAAGGCGGCGGTTCGCTCCTCCAGCGGTGGCTAGTTTGAGCCCCGGGGGAGCCAATGACGTTCAGCCACTGGGTCGTCCTGGCCGGACAGGTGATGGAGGCCGTCGGGGTCGCCGTAATGGTCCTCGGCGCCGTCCTGTCGCTGGTGTTGCTCGCCCTGCGTGGCAGGCGTCCGGCGGCGGTGAGTCCCTATCGGCAGTTCAGGCAGGACCTGGGGCGGGCCATCCTGCTGGGCCTCGAGTTCCTCGTGGCGGCGGACATCATCCGCACGGTCAGCGAGAAGCCGACGCTCGAGGGCGTGGTGGTGCTGGGCCTCATCGTGGTCATCCGAACGTTCCTCAGCTTCACGCTCACGGTGGAGCTCGAGGGCCAGTGGCCCTGGCAACGCCCCCCCGAGCACGAGGAAGCCCGAGGGCGCCCATCCTCGTCAGCACACCCTCGGGCTCGCGAGACGCTCGATCGCGAGCATCCCGCGGAGCATTGATCAGCGGACCTCGGGGCAGTCCCAGGTGTAGTTGGTTCGGCAGGTGCAGACGTAGTCGGACCAGATTCCGTCCGTGCAGTTCTGGGTCTTGCCTGGCGTCAGACACCGCGTCCCTTCATGGTTCCAACAGTACGGGAGCAGTGCGGGCGGACCGGCCTGCTCCACCTGGCGCTCCTGGAGCTCCTCCGGAGTCTCCGAGGTGTCCACGGTGCCACCACAGGCCACCAGACCGAGGGAAAGCCAGAACGCCGCGAGAGTACGTCGCATATGAAACCTCCAGGAGATGCCCACACAGGGCGGACCGCTTCGCGAGCCTACCGCACGTCAATTGCACATCAGCAGAACCGAGCGAACACCAGCGTCTTGCCCAACGTCTCCGCGCCGCCGGAGCCCGCGAGGTTCTTCACCAGCGCCAACACCTCCGGCGCCTGCTCCACATGCCGGGACACGAGGGAGAAGCACTCCACCGCCGATCGATCCAGCACGGCGCGGGAGTCCTCGGAAGCATTCCCTGAAGCAAGCAACGCCGCCACCTCCGGGTGGCCCACCAGCGTCAGCCGTAGCAGCGCCACGCGCAGCGCCAAGCGGAACACATACGCGAGCAGATCCGGCGCCTCGGTGAACGGAGAGCGGAGCCACTGGTTCACCGTGTAGTGTAGGAAGTATTGCGCGACGCGTTCGCCGTGCGACGCCTCCAGCCGGCTCCACCGTGCGACGTACTCCCGCCACATGCTGTCTGGCTCACCCGCGCCATCCTCGGAGCCTGCGAGTGAGGCCAGCACGCCCCGCGCGAACGGAGCGAAGCGCTCCCCCCGCGCCACTCCCATCCGGGACTTCAACAACGAGGAGAGCAATCCCGCGCAGGGCCCTCCCGGAATCTCCAGCGCGGAGAAGCCCTGATGCATCTCCTCCAGCGTCTCCGTCACCTCGAAAGCCGGGAGCACCTCGGCCAGCACCGCCCCAGCCTGCGCCGCGTCGCCCTCGAAAGGCTCCGCGCCCCGGAAGACAGAGTCCAACCGGAACGCCAACTGCCCGAGCATCGCCAGCCGAGAGGCGAGCGGGAACTCACCCCGGTGCAGGAGCCGCAGCGCGGCGGCACGAATGGCCTCGAAGTGGACGACGTACGCGTCCCCCGGCGTGCCCGGCATGGGCCGCGCCGCCTCCGGTCGAGGCACCTGCGCCATCGGTCCAGGAACCAGCTCCGGAGCCCCCTCCTTCAGCAGCACCAGCCGCGCCATCTCCGGGCACGCCAGCGAGCCCGCCACCTCCACGCCCTCGGCCGTCTTCCATGCGACGCGAGGGAAGCTGACACACGCATCGGAGAGCACCTGCTCTCCGTAACGACGCTGGAGTGAGCAGAGCCGCTCGGTGTCGAAGAAGGGACAGCTCCCATCCGAGCGCATCTCGATGAACGCTCGCTCGGAGGGCGGCCGAGCAGGCTCGACATGAACGACGGCGTCCACCCGCGCCTCGTCTGGCCCACCCGCCACCACCTGCCGCAACTGCCACAGGCGCTCCTCGCTCACCGGCACCCGCAGCCCGACACAGCAGGTGTCCTCACAGCGCTCGGCGAGACACTGGAACTCCAACACCCTCTGAACGAAGCGCGCCGTCACCGCACGAACGATAGCGCCTTCCCGTACATGTCGCGCGCGTGTGCGAAGTCGCCCTTCGCACGCCAGGCCCGGGAAGTGTCATGCCAGTCGTGGCATCGCACGCGCGCACCCAGACCCACGCTTCCCAAGTTCCAAGAAGGTGCGCATCCCCTTCCACGGCCTCCGGAGGCTGGCTCCCCTTCACCTCACATTCAAAGGAGTGTCCCATGACAGCTCGAACGCTGACGTGGCTCGGAACGTGTGTCCTGTTGATCAGCTCCGTGCCGCGACAGGCCTGGGGCGATCCGGAAGCATCTCCGCTCGCGAAGCCGCTGCCTCCCTCCCCCATCCCCACGGTGAGCATCCGCGTCGACGCGAGGGCGAACCGCCGTGCGATCTCGCCGGAAATTTACGGCGTGGCCTTCGCCACGGCCGCGCAGCTGATGGACCTGAACGTGCCGCTCAACCGCAACGGCGGGAACCACACCAGCCGCTACAACTGGCAGCAGGACGCCTCCAACCGGGGCAGTGACTGGTACTTCCAGAGCGTGCCCGAGTCGACGCTGGGCACACCCGGCGGCTCCGCGGATGCCTTCGTCTCGGCCACCCGGAGCGCTGGCGCCGCGTCCATGCTCACCGTGCCGACGCTGGGCTGGGTGGCGAAGCTCGGGCTGGCACGCCTGAAGCTGTCGAGCTTCTCCATCCTCAAGTACGGCCCCCAGCTCTACAAGGACTGGCAGTGGTTCCCGGACGCGGGCAATGGCGTGCGGCTCGACGGAATCCCCATCACCGGAAATGATCCACACGACGCCAACACGCCGGCCACCCCGGCCTTCCAGCAGAGCTGGCTGTGGCACCTCGTGGGCCGGTGGGGAACGGCGGCCCAAGGCGGCGTGCGCTACTACCTCCTCGATAACGAGCCGAGCCTCTGGCACGTGACGCACCGGGATGTCCGCCCCACGGGCGCGACGATGGAGGAGGTGCGAGACCGGATGATCGCCTACGGCGCCGCCGTGAAGGCAGTGGACCCGAGCGCGCGCCTGGTGGGCCCGGAGGAGTGGGGCTGGAGCGGCTACTTCTACAGTGGCTACGACCAGCAATACGCCCAGGCCAACAACTACCCGCCGCCCGCGGCGCTGCCCGACCGCGCCGCGCACGGAGGCATGGACTACCTGCCCTGGCTGCTGGACCAACTGCGGCAGGAGGCCGTGCGCACTGGCCGGCGCACGCTGGATGTCTTCACCCTGCACTACTACCCGCAGGGCGGCGAATACAGCGACGACACCTCCACCGAGATGCAGCTGCGGCGCAACCGCTCCACGCGCGCGCTGTGGGACGCCAACTACGTGGACGAGTCGTGGATCAACGAC encodes:
- a CDS encoding DUF4175 family protein, encoding MQALLDAVRARQRRQLWLEGGMLGVGALLVLGLAGGFLGLVAPGLSRWVLLLAPLVGVAVACTLGLFLSRRMVGDDVRTARLVGTRRPELSLDVLAAVELTGKNGPEHHSEALVGAFLEQMDWRARQVDPADVVDGKRLRRAGQVLGALVLATVVALALAGGRWREGVAKAWEATVKAAPTAQREPITGDIELTYRYPAYTGLTPRTVAGTNGEVSAPAGTEVVLKTRSDREVERAELVVNGEALPLKVEGLRELTGSFVAKKGGHYHFVFHREGSDPVVGPDIPVNVDVDAPPQVALLTPAAELEVDPGQKVTLKFEATDDYGLGEVALVFRTPGAQQETRVPLPREDGRRNRGTYTWDLGTLKVKPGDRITYYVEARDNDAVEGPKKGVSRTQMLRIYSAAEHRRAALQKAEALWGRLVDHLADRLEGSDREKEKTPESITAGQKVDASGQQLVGDMRTLATELSRERDAPQELVAALANIADGMSKKITTTADFRRLYLRTQKQRGEDFGTGTRLTAAVNDEITETEKHILYLESLLDRHKLDALKEMAEELNGERRELARLIEQYKASPTDAARQEVLQQIQQLRERMAQLMQRMAEMRKGIRDEHLNSEALAEMMKDQDVSSALDDVEKLMREGKADEALAKLQELSMQMDEMMQGLNKAQEEFGGEQYPELAGKFGKFMDDLQKTMQEQQQVADATKQLRDKARNQNKERLSEKGQKMKEDLLRQVEQVQKDYQELKPEQLHRRAAGTMAEAQAELENLKNALKSDAFDLAADAAQRSEDMAQQLAAMGEHQRKLDEMFGNPADAREQSAELADKLNRDAKTVQEVSQKLQSLFPEPGSQLGPQERQQLQQLSERQGQLEQQAQGLRQQMEEMQQMAPVFGQEAGEQMEEIGQRMGEAAQRMEGKDPGRGYGQQQAAMEGLRRFQQQMKESQQGQGRGGLPLPMGMGGRREGNGDPRDKVELPDEDAFQAPKEFRKDLLDAMKQGAPERYREQVKRYYEELVK
- a CDS encoding peptidase MA family metallohydrolase, with product MARRVIAPVLSLFLALAVLPARADERSEAKERLEKLEQALDSWDVPGAKRELGELEQLLPEGVEPLKYFHGRIAFEEGRYEEAVEFLQEAKVEDKPGSYLRLAKETRAIFKNHARAESDHFIFFYPKGKDEILVPYAMETLEAIYRSMVEDMGWTPPGGKVRVEVVNNARELSKVSTLTYEQIQTTGTIAICKFSKIMVTSPKAVARGYDWQDTLAHEYVHLVVSQMSRNNVPIWLHEGLAKFLESRWRGQGGQAMTPAMMALLGKRVRADTLVPFEKMHPSIAMLPTAEDAALAFAEVYYAIDYVHQTKGTNGLRTIVQEMRNGLTDRKAVEAATGMPFGLFEKSWLSHIRKQNFPKELLPRDEVVLKEHAKEKDDAKKGREISFGDFIEVTEVPARKFAHLGELLRERKRIKAAAAEYAKAHQLVGDKYESVSNKYALALLELKRLDEAEQVLRGSLRVHPGSPQTNVHLGRLMLFRKDYEKSKAAYLEALASNPFDPEIHVALTRIHDSLGETALASRTREAAVLLTGMKTNQINQVAVGFLGSPEQLSEVNVPTPADTPPAEAQKKDGGQ
- a CDS encoding DUF1622 domain-containing protein, with amino-acid sequence MTFSHWVVLAGQVMEAVGVAVMVLGAVLSLVLLALRGRRPAAVSPYRQFRQDLGRAILLGLEFLVAADIIRTVSEKPTLEGVVVLGLIVVIRTFLSFTLTVELEGQWPWQRPPEHEEARGRPSSSAHPRARETLDREHPAEH
- the fliB gene encoding flagellin lysine-N-methylase, whose amino-acid sequence is MTARFVQRVLEFQCLAERCEDTCCVGLRVPVSEERLWQLRQVVAGGPDEARVDAVVHVEPARPPSERAFIEMRSDGSCPFFDTERLCSLQRRYGEQVLSDACVSFPRVAWKTAEGVEVAGSLACPEMARLVLLKEGAPELVPGPMAQVPRPEAARPMPGTPGDAYVVHFEAIRAAALRLLHRGEFPLASRLAMLGQLAFRLDSVFRGAEPFEGDAAQAGAVLAEVLPAFEVTETLEEMHQGFSALEIPGGPCAGLLSSLLKSRMGVARGERFAPFARGVLASLAGSEDGAGEPDSMWREYVARWSRLEASHGERVAQYFLHYTVNQWLRSPFTEAPDLLAYVFRLALRVALLRLTLVGHPEVAALLASGNASEDSRAVLDRSAVECFSLVSRHVEQAPEVLALVKNLAGSGGAETLGKTLVFARFC
- a CDS encoding glycoside hydrolase family 44 protein gives rise to the protein MTARTLTWLGTCVLLISSVPRQAWGDPEASPLAKPLPPSPIPTVSIRVDARANRRAISPEIYGVAFATAAQLMDLNVPLNRNGGNHTSRYNWQQDASNRGSDWYFQSVPESTLGTPGGSADAFVSATRSAGAASMLTVPTLGWVAKLGLARLKLSSFSILKYGPQLYKDWQWFPDAGNGVRLDGIPITGNDPHDANTPATPAFQQSWLWHLVGRWGTAAQGGVRYYLLDNEPSLWHVTHRDVRPTGATMEEVRDRMIAYGAAVKAVDPSARLVGPEEWGWSGYFYSGYDQQYAQANNYPPPAALPDRAAHGGMDYLPWLLDQLRQEAVRTGRRTLDVFTLHYYPQGGEYSDDTSTEMQLRRNRSTRALWDANYVDESWINDRVQLIPRMRSWVNTYYPGTRVGLTEYHWGAEGHINGATAQADLLGLFGREGLDMAVRWGTPAASTPTYKAIKLYRNYDGQRSTFGDVSVAATAPDPDTVSTYAAQRSSDGALTIMVVGKFLSGSASVSLELAGFLPKGFAQVWQLTSANSLTRKADVTLSGTRLTTTVPAGSVTLFVVPPGQ